In the Armatimonadota bacterium genome, GTTCACCACCCTCGAGCCCGGCCGCGTCCGCATGTACGTGTGCGGTCCCAACCTCTACGGCCCGGCCCACGTGGGGCATGCGCTGTCCTACACGGTCTTCGACGTCATCCGGCGGTACCTGGAGTATCGGGGCTATCAGGTGCGCCACGTCCAGAACTTCACCGACATCGAGGACCGGATCGTCGAACGCGCGCGGCAGGAGGGGCGGACCATCTTCGAGATCAGCCAGGAGTACCTGGAGCGCTTCCTGGCCGAGATGGACGCGCTCAACATCCAGCGCGCGCACCACTACCCCCGAGCCACGGCGGTCATTCCCACGATGATCGAGATCATCCAAGGGTTGATCGCCCGCGGCCATGCCTACACCGTCGATGGGGACGTGTACTTCCGGGTCACGTCGTTGCCGCAGTACGGGCAGCTGTCGGGCCGGACGCTGGAGCAGATGCAGGCCGGTGCCCGGGTGGACGTCGACGAGCGCAAGGAGCACCCCATGGACTTTGCGCTGTGGAAGGCCGCCAAGCCCGGCGAGCCGGCCTGGGACAGCCCGTGGGGGCCCGGGCGGCCGGGGTGGCACATCGAGTGCTCGGCCATGGCGATGCAGTTCCTGGGCGAGCAGCTCGACATCCACGGCGGCGGGGAGGATCTGCGCTTTCCGCACCACGAGAACGAGATCGCCCAGTCGGAGGCGTACACCGGGCGACGGCCGTTCGTCCGCTACTGGATCCACAACGCCCTGATGAAGCCGCCGGTGGGCGAGGAGATGCACCGGCACCTGGGCAACTTCGTGTCGATCCGCGACGCGCTGGCCCGGTACGACCCCAACGTGATCCGGCTGTTCATCCTGTCGGCGCACTACCGCACGCCGCTCCGCTGGCTCGACGAGGCCCTGGCCGCGGCGGGGCGCGGGCTGGAGCGCCTGCAGACGGCGCTGGCCAACGCGGCCACCGCGCTGGAGCGCACCCCCGGGGTGCCCTCCGCAGGCCCCCTGGCGGAGCGCGCCGAGGCGGCACGGGCGGCCTTCGAGGCGGCCATGGACGACGACTTCAACACGCCGCAGGCACTCGCGGCGCTGTTCGACCTGGCCGCCGACGTCAACCGCGGTGCCGCCGCCGCGCTCCAGGGCGATCCTGCCCTCGCGGGTGGACTGGCGGCGGCCGCGGAGACGTTGCGGCGGCTGGCCGGCGTGCTGGGGTTGCGTCTGGAGCCTGACCGCGTGCCGGAGGCGACCGCGGCCGCGCTGGCGCGACTGCTGGACGACCTGCGTGCGCGGGAGCCCGCGCTGTTCGGCGACGGGGCGCCGCCGGAGCGTCCGGAGGCGGTGGTGGCCGCGCTCCTGGCCGGGAGAGATCGCGCCCGTCAGGCGCGGCGCTACGACCTGGCCGACGACATCCGGCGGCGGATGCATGAGCTGGGGATCGTTGTCGAGGACCTCCCCGGAGGAGCACGGTGGCGGATCGCCGCGCGCCGGGAGCCGGCGTAGCCGCCCCGGCCCGTCGCGACGCCTCCGCCGGGCGGCCGGGGCGCCTGGCCGGTGCGGGAGGGCCGGATCCCGGGACCACGCAGCTCGAGGGGCGCCATCCGGTGCTCGAGGCGTTGCGCGCAGGACGGCCACTGCGCAAGCTCGTGGTCTCGCGCGCCGCGGCGGGGAGCGCCGCCCTGCGAGAGGTGATCGCCGAGGCGCGGCGCCGCGGGGTGCCGGTGCACGAAGTCTCCCCCGACGTGCTGGCCCGTCTGGCGAGGACCCGCACCCCACAAGGGGTGATCGCGTACGCCGCCGTGCGGGAAACCGTGGACGTGGACGCGCTCCTGGAGATCGCCCGCAGCCGCGGCGAGGCGCCGTTCGTCGTGGTCCTCGACGGCGTCGAGGACCCGGGCAATCTCGGAGCGATCCTCCGTGCGGCCGACGCCACCGGCGTACACGGGGTGGTGATCCCACGCTGGCGTGCGGTGGGGCTCACGCCAGCGGTCGCGGCGGCCTCGGCCGGCGCCGTCGAGTACGTGGCCGTGGCGGCGGCGGCCAGCCCGGCCCAGGTCGTCGAGCGGCTCAAGCGTGCCGGGCTGTGGGTGGTCGGGGCAGACCCGGCCGCCGCGCAGGTACTCTACGAGGCCCCGCTGC is a window encoding:
- the cysS gene encoding cysteine--tRNA ligase, coding for MPLYVYNSLTRRKELFTTLEPGRVRMYVCGPNLYGPAHVGHALSYTVFDVIRRYLEYRGYQVRHVQNFTDIEDRIVERARQEGRTIFEISQEYLERFLAEMDALNIQRAHHYPRATAVIPTMIEIIQGLIARGHAYTVDGDVYFRVTSLPQYGQLSGRTLEQMQAGARVDVDERKEHPMDFALWKAAKPGEPAWDSPWGPGRPGWHIECSAMAMQFLGEQLDIHGGGEDLRFPHHENEIAQSEAYTGRRPFVRYWIHNALMKPPVGEEMHRHLGNFVSIRDALARYDPNVIRLFILSAHYRTPLRWLDEALAAAGRGLERLQTALANAATALERTPGVPSAGPLAERAEAARAAFEAAMDDDFNTPQALAALFDLAADVNRGAAAALQGDPALAGGLAAAAETLRRLAGVLGLRLEPDRVPEATAAALARLLDDLRAREPALFGDGAPPERPEAVVAALLAGRDRARQARRYDLADDIRRRMHELGIVVEDLPGGARWRIAARREPA
- the rlmB gene encoding 23S rRNA (guanosine(2251)-2'-O)-methyltransferase RlmB → MADRRAPGAGVAAPARRDASAGRPGRLAGAGGPDPGTTQLEGRHPVLEALRAGRPLRKLVVSRAAAGSAALREVIAEARRRGVPVHEVSPDVLARLARTRTPQGVIAYAAVRETVDVDALLEIARSRGEAPFVVVLDGVEDPGNLGAILRAADATGVHGVVIPRWRAVGLTPAVAAASAGAVEYVAVAAAASPAQVVERLKRAGLWVVGADPAAAQVLYEAPLRPPIAVVIGGEGRGLSRLVRERCDLLVRIPMYGRVASLNAAVAAALVLYEVRRQMRQAAPAPAGGSLPVGAGAGTTASAAAPRA